In a single window of the Nocardioides sp. L-11A genome:
- a CDS encoding HIT domain-containing protein, producing the protein MTAAPDCLFCKIVAGDIPAEVVHTTERTVAFRDINPQAPLHVLVVPRDHQANAAASAEADAAMFAEIATTARTVATGEGYDDYRLVFNTGAGVGQTVFHTHCHVLAGRSMTWPPG; encoded by the coding sequence GTGACTGCCGCACCCGACTGCCTGTTCTGCAAGATCGTCGCGGGGGACATCCCCGCCGAGGTCGTCCACACCACCGAGCGCACCGTCGCCTTCCGCGACATCAACCCCCAGGCGCCGCTGCACGTCCTGGTCGTGCCGCGCGACCATCAGGCGAACGCCGCCGCCTCGGCCGAGGCCGACGCGGCGATGTTCGCCGAGATCGCCACCACGGCGCGCACCGTCGCCACCGGCGAGGGGTACGACGACTACCGCCTCGTCTTCAACACCGGAGCCGGCGTGGGGCAGACCGTCTTCCACACGCACTGCCACGTGCTCGCCGGCCGGTCGATGACCTGGCCCCCGGGCTGA